CCAGATGCCAGGCCGGGCCCGGACAGATCCGCTCGGCGACCCCGTCGAGCCAGGCCAGGGCAGTGGCCGGCTCCGCGCCGCGGCGGCGGGCGATCAGCACCGCCAGTTCCCCGGACCAGGGGTTGCGCGCGAGGGTGCGCCGCAGCGCCGGGGGCAACGCGCCCGCCAGCCGTTGCGCCGCCCCCGCCGCCGCCTCGTCGCCGAGGGCCTCGTCCTCCCAGAAGCGGGCCAGTTCCAGCAGCTTGAACCAGCAGTAGAGGTCGTCCGGATCCTCGGCCAGGGTCCGACGGAGCAGCGCCTCGTCGCGCGCCTTCTTGGCCCGGTCGGCGGCGACCTCCCGCACGTAGCCCAGGTGCTCGACGAACCCGGTCAGGTGCCGCAGGACCAGCCCCGTGCGTTCGAGATGGCGTTCGACGTCGTCGAGCACATCCTCGTGGATGCGGTGGCGGAAGCGGATGGCCGGGTCGTTGCGGAACAGGCGCAGCAGGGACGACTCGCGGTGGTGGCCGCCGGGCAGCGCGTTGCGCATGACGACGGTCGCCGCCCCGGCCCGCGGGTCGTCGAGGAGGGCCCGGATCTGCTCGCGCAGCGCGGGCGAGACCCGCTCGTCGGCATCGAGGCAGAGGATCCAGCGCCCCCGGGCGGCGTCCAGGGACGCGTTGCGGGCGGCGGCGAAGTCGTCGTCCCAGGGGTGGTGGACGATCCGGGCGCCCGCGGCCGCGAGCAGGGCCACGGTCCCGTCGGTCGAGCCGGTGTCCGCCACC
The genomic region above belongs to bacterium and contains:
- a CDS encoding glycosyltransferase family 2 protein, which translates into the protein MAALRLSLCMIVRDEAAMLPDLLASVAGLWDELVVADTGSTDGTVALLAAAGARIVHHPWDDDFAAARNASLDAARGRWILCLDADERVSPALREQIRALLDDPRAGAATVVMRNALPGGHHRESSLLRLFRNDPAIRFRHRIHEDVLDDVERHLERTGLVLRHLTGFVEHLGYVREVAADRAKKARDEALLRRTLAEDPDDLYCWFKLLELARFWEDEALGDEAAAGAAQRLAGALPPALRRTLARNPWSGELAVLIARRRGAEPATALAWLDGVAERICPGPAWHL